Proteins found in one Scardovia inopinata JCM 12537 genomic segment:
- a CDS encoding prephenate dehydrogenase, whose amino-acid sequence MTGDKTIEGGDSCSEQLPQLTSVAVAGLGLIGGSLAQRLACRGMTVYGWDLSQDFYPQAVSSGIRCMPSLEDMVRADPDLLVIATPLKAIDDLLPRIKKEMNPQTTLTDVGSVKQQVLHSVEKAGLADSYVGAHPMAGNEQEGFYASSSDLMDNALWAITVADSTDYRRFLQVGQMITAYASNEFITVDAAIHDQAAALISHMPHAVSTALINRMVESPVANVAYSLSAGSWRDMTRVALTSPERTKAMIEENPQEVSSLLKTMADSLRDLSRALDQKDNRYLDQFFAFGNPYRQSQWEQRRLMNQFGQRTEPEHRTLTIDQSDWKNQLGSVSRNAQSVVSILSPSQMEIKQYPHL is encoded by the coding sequence ATGACCGGGGATAAGACAATAGAGGGCGGGGATTCCTGCTCAGAGCAGCTTCCTCAGCTGACTTCTGTCGCTGTTGCCGGTCTGGGCCTGATTGGCGGTTCTCTTGCCCAGCGTCTGGCTTGCCGGGGAATGACCGTCTATGGCTGGGATCTGTCTCAGGATTTTTACCCGCAGGCGGTTAGTTCCGGAATTCGCTGTATGCCTTCTTTGGAAGATATGGTCAGGGCTGATCCTGATCTGCTGGTCATTGCCACCCCCCTGAAGGCAATTGATGATCTTTTGCCTCGGATAAAGAAAGAGATGAACCCTCAAACCACACTGACCGATGTAGGCAGTGTTAAGCAGCAGGTGCTGCACTCTGTGGAAAAAGCCGGTCTGGCTGATTCCTATGTGGGAGCCCATCCCATGGCAGGGAATGAGCAGGAGGGTTTTTATGCATCCAGCAGTGATCTGATGGATAATGCCCTCTGGGCCATTACGGTCGCAGATTCCACCGATTATAGGCGTTTTTTGCAGGTCGGACAGATGATTACTGCTTATGCTTCCAATGAATTTATTACTGTGGATGCTGCCATCCATGATCAGGCAGCAGCCTTGATTTCGCATATGCCTCATGCTGTATCCACTGCTTTGATTAATCGGATGGTAGAATCTCCTGTCGCCAATGTTGCCTACTCGCTGTCTGCAGGATCATGGAGAGACATGACCCGGGTGGCTCTGACAAGTCCTGAGCGAACCAAGGCTATGATTGAGGAAAATCCCCAGGAAGTTTCCTCTTTGCTCAAAACCATGGCAGATTCCCTCAGAGACTTGTCCCGAGCTTTGGATCAGAAGGACAACCGCTACTTGGATCAGTTCTTTGCTTTTGGAAATCCTTACCGTCAGTCACAGTGGGAACAAAGGCGGCTCATGAACCAGTTCGGCCAACGTACCGAACCGGAACACAGGACTTTAACTATTGACCAGTCTGACTGGAAGAATCAGCTAGGGTCCGTTTCCCGGAATGCTCAGTCAGTAGTGAGCATTCTCAGCCCCAGTCAGATGGAAATAAAACAGTATCCTCACCTGTAA
- the scpB gene encoding SMC-Scp complex subunit ScpB — translation MSDDKENEENKDAKEPVADTPVSDNVTACLEAILIVADQPVTADQVAHAVNITPQQAQDTLAALSLSYSQEGRGFELRETSGGWQLANRPEYETVVSAFVTDGQTARLSQAALETLAIIAYKQPVTRAQITAIRGVNSDGVIRSLTMRGLIRQEGEDQESHAALLGTSGLFLDKMGINSLSELPSLAPFLPDSFHDSSLESELSERI, via the coding sequence ATGAGTGACGACAAAGAAAATGAAGAAAATAAGGACGCCAAAGAACCGGTAGCAGATACCCCGGTGTCTGACAATGTGACTGCCTGTCTGGAAGCCATTCTGATTGTTGCTGATCAGCCGGTTACTGCTGATCAGGTGGCTCATGCTGTCAATATAACCCCTCAGCAGGCCCAGGATACACTGGCTGCTCTTTCCCTTTCCTACAGCCAGGAGGGGAGAGGGTTTGAACTGAGGGAAACTTCAGGAGGCTGGCAGTTGGCTAACCGGCCTGAGTATGAAACTGTCGTGTCAGCCTTTGTCACCGATGGTCAGACTGCCCGCCTGTCTCAGGCTGCCTTGGAAACCCTGGCTATTATTGCCTACAAGCAGCCTGTTACCAGGGCTCAGATTACTGCCATCCGAGGGGTAAATTCAGACGGGGTTATTCGGTCTCTGACAATGAGGGGCCTTATCCGTCAGGAGGGAGAGGATCAGGAATCACATGCTGCCCTTTTAGGAACATCGGGTCTTTTCCTGGATAAGATGGGGATCAATTCCCTGTCTGAGCTTCCCTCCCTGGCTCCCTTCCTGCCTGATTCTTTTCATGATTCCTCCCTGGAATCAGAATTATCAGAAAGAATATAA
- a CDS encoding peptide ABC transporter substrate-binding protein, whose amino-acid sequence MKRPYKIVISLMAMPALAAGVSACSASGGGQQPGISSANSIITAYTTEPQTRLTPGTTNENGGYRVLTMLYSRLVSFDPQGKAHNEVAQSIRTEKNNRRYTIKLKKGWKFSDGTPVTASSFTRSWSYTANSANGQLTSSFFSIIKGYGDLQKKGISAHAQLSGLKVVDKTTFTVDLTQPSQAFPVMVGYTAFSLLPQSFFANPREFGEHPVGNGPYKFKSWTHNKQIEIIKNPYYKGNFTVKNGGITFKIYTDPSSAYSDVEAGNLDVMDTVPVSALRTFQTDTTIKAYNKAGATTFGLRFAAGLKHFGATTEGILRRKAVSLAINREKLTTKILAGAATAATDFIAPGIPGHSSSIDRDKILSYNPVKARKLWAQANAISPWSPSDTIILSYNSDSGNKEVFDALANQLKNVLSVSVQTDPIATSSQFSDQIDKRTLKTIYKAGWIPDYPAAENYLKPLYSTSAAHGNGSNYSDYQNPHFDRLIDQAALAKTTSKSIEFYQQAEKILLHQLPVVPLYYVNNYGVCTAGIGGFVIEWDAIPPYYQLTK is encoded by the coding sequence ATGAAGCGTCCTTATAAAATCGTGATTTCGCTCATGGCTATGCCAGCCCTTGCTGCTGGTGTGTCAGCCTGCTCAGCATCAGGAGGAGGGCAGCAGCCAGGAATTTCTTCTGCCAATTCCATTATTACTGCTTATACAACTGAACCTCAAACCAGGCTGACACCAGGAACAACCAATGAAAACGGGGGATACAGGGTACTGACTATGCTCTATTCCAGATTGGTCTCCTTTGATCCACAGGGAAAAGCCCACAATGAAGTGGCACAGAGCATCCGAACAGAAAAAAACAATAGGCGTTATACGATCAAGCTGAAAAAGGGTTGGAAATTCAGTGATGGAACCCCGGTGACAGCGTCTTCTTTTACCCGGTCCTGGAGTTATACGGCCAATTCTGCCAACGGCCAGTTGACTTCCAGCTTCTTTTCCATCATTAAAGGTTATGGTGATCTTCAGAAAAAAGGGATTTCAGCCCACGCCCAGCTGTCGGGTCTGAAGGTGGTCGACAAGACCACGTTTACGGTAGATTTAACCCAACCTTCCCAGGCTTTTCCTGTCATGGTGGGGTATACAGCTTTTTCGCTCCTGCCTCAATCTTTTTTTGCCAACCCCAGGGAATTCGGGGAACATCCCGTCGGTAATGGTCCTTATAAATTTAAATCATGGACCCATAATAAACAAATAGAAATTATAAAAAATCCATATTATAAAGGTAATTTTACAGTCAAAAATGGCGGTATTACCTTTAAGATCTACACTGATCCCAGTTCAGCCTATTCCGATGTGGAAGCAGGAAATCTGGATGTCATGGATACTGTTCCGGTATCAGCCTTGAGAACTTTTCAGACTGACACCACCATCAAGGCATACAATAAAGCCGGGGCTACGACTTTCGGCCTCCGTTTTGCTGCAGGACTCAAGCACTTTGGCGCTACAACAGAGGGCATCCTGCGCCGGAAGGCTGTTTCCCTGGCAATTAACCGGGAAAAACTAACTACGAAGATCCTGGCTGGTGCAGCAACCGCAGCAACTGACTTTATTGCTCCTGGAATCCCCGGACATTCCTCTTCCATAGACAGGGATAAGATCCTATCCTACAATCCGGTCAAAGCCAGAAAGCTCTGGGCACAGGCTAATGCCATCAGTCCCTGGTCTCCCAGCGATACTATCATCCTTTCCTATAACAGCGACAGCGGAAACAAGGAAGTCTTTGATGCCCTGGCAAATCAGCTAAAGAACGTTCTGTCAGTATCGGTGCAAACAGATCCTATTGCTACATCCAGCCAATTCAGCGACCAGATTGATAAACGGACCTTGAAGACGATTTACAAGGCTGGCTGGATTCCTGATTATCCAGCTGCTGAGAATTATTTGAAGCCTTTATATTCGACTTCAGCTGCTCACGGGAATGGATCTAATTATTCCGATTACCAGAACCCTCACTTCGACCGCCTGATTGATCAGGCTGCCTTGGCGAAAACAACCAGTAAATCCATTGAGTTCTACCAACAGGCGGAAAAAATTCTGCTGCATCAGCTGCCGGTCGTTCCTCTCTATTATGTGAATAATTATGGGGTCTGCACGGCTGGAATAGGCGGATTCGTTATAGAGTGGGACGCCATTCCTCCTTATTATCAGCTAACTAAGTGA
- a CDS encoding dipeptide ABC transporter ATP-binding protein, producing MSKTKLRANAASASDPLLRISDLTVEFSQSRSRHPQSFTAVKKVSLTVRPGQWVALVGESGSGKSTTAMSVLGLLPDSGHITSGSISFQGKEISGYSNKDFEKIRGQSIGLVPQDPMTNLNPVWTVKTQVAEALRANAVKLNASGRQTLLDRLDPRKRVEAAKETDDRVIALLQEAGLKDAAERAGQYPHQFSGGMRQRVLIAMALAQRPALLIADEPTSALDVTVQKKILDNLQSLTRSLGTSVLFITHDLGLAAQRADQIAVMHQGEIVEFGPGPDVVHHPQHPYTQKLIHAAPSLSSQRIRSGKPQRPPNERDIPLLQVRGLSKKFPLPGSAGSFQAVDSVSFDLYPGRTIAIVGESGSGKSTLARMILHLTKPTSGQVLFMGQPTDKLTRAQLLDFRRQVQPVFQNPFASLDPMYSIYRVLEEPLRIHHYGNRRQRHQRITQLLDLVALPQETMNKYPHELSGGQRQRVVIARAFALDPTVVVADEAVSALDVLVQDQILHLLADVQEERGLAYIFITHDLAVVRQIADELIVMQAGRVQEKGATEDIFSHPQTRYTQDLLDAIPGRSLIQSDSH from the coding sequence ATGAGTAAGACGAAACTAAGAGCGAATGCCGCTTCTGCTTCTGACCCTCTGCTGAGAATATCCGACCTGACCGTGGAATTTTCCCAATCCAGAAGCAGACATCCCCAGTCATTTACCGCAGTGAAAAAGGTCTCCCTGACCGTCAGGCCAGGTCAATGGGTCGCCCTGGTGGGGGAATCAGGTTCAGGAAAATCAACGACGGCAATGTCTGTTTTAGGTCTTTTACCTGACAGCGGCCATATAACTTCTGGCTCCATCAGTTTTCAAGGAAAAGAAATAAGCGGCTACAGCAATAAAGATTTTGAAAAAATCAGGGGACAGTCTATTGGGCTGGTTCCTCAGGATCCTATGACTAACCTCAATCCGGTCTGGACGGTGAAAACTCAGGTTGCTGAAGCTCTGCGGGCTAATGCCGTGAAGCTAAACGCCAGTGGGAGGCAGACCTTGCTGGATAGACTTGACCCACGAAAAAGAGTCGAAGCAGCAAAAGAAACCGACGACAGGGTAATTGCCTTACTTCAGGAAGCCGGTCTGAAGGATGCAGCAGAGAGGGCAGGCCAATATCCCCATCAATTTTCAGGCGGAATGCGACAGCGGGTTCTCATTGCAATGGCTCTGGCTCAGAGACCGGCTCTGCTGATTGCTGACGAGCCCACTTCTGCTCTCGATGTTACTGTTCAAAAGAAAATTCTCGATAATTTGCAGTCCCTGACCAGATCTTTAGGAACTTCTGTTCTTTTCATCACCCATGATCTGGGCCTGGCAGCCCAAAGGGCAGATCAAATTGCCGTTATGCACCAGGGAGAGATCGTTGAATTTGGCCCTGGTCCTGACGTTGTGCATCATCCTCAGCATCCTTATACGCAAAAACTGATACATGCGGCTCCTTCTCTTTCTTCCCAGCGAATAAGATCCGGGAAGCCACAGAGGCCGCCAAACGAACGGGACATCCCCCTCTTGCAGGTCAGAGGACTGAGCAAAAAATTCCCCCTGCCCGGGTCTGCCGGCAGTTTTCAGGCTGTGGACTCTGTTTCCTTTGATCTGTATCCAGGTCGGACGATTGCCATAGTGGGAGAGTCCGGATCAGGAAAATCAACCCTGGCCCGAATGATACTGCATTTAACCAAGCCGACATCAGGTCAGGTCCTCTTTATGGGGCAGCCGACAGACAAGCTGACCCGCGCTCAGCTGCTGGATTTTCGCCGCCAGGTTCAGCCGGTTTTTCAGAATCCTTTTGCTTCCTTGGATCCGATGTATTCTATTTACAGGGTTTTGGAAGAGCCTCTCCGGATTCATCATTATGGAAATCGACGGCAACGACACCAGAGAATTACTCAGCTTCTGGACCTGGTGGCTCTTCCCCAGGAAACAATGAATAAATATCCTCATGAGCTGTCAGGGGGACAGAGACAGCGGGTGGTTATAGCCCGGGCTTTTGCTCTGGACCCTACTGTAGTGGTAGCTGATGAGGCTGTTTCGGCTCTGGATGTGCTGGTTCAGGATCAGATCCTCCATTTGCTGGCAGATGTGCAGGAAGAGAGGGGTCTCGCCTATATTTTTATTACACACGATTTGGCTGTGGTCAGGCAGATAGCTGATGAGCTAATAGTCATGCAGGCAGGACGAGTCCAGGAAAAAGGAGCAACTGAGGATATCTTTTCTCACCCTCAAACCCGATACACACAGGATCTGTTAGATGCCATTCCCGGACGCTCCCTTATACAGTCAGACTCTCACTGA
- a CDS encoding tyrosine recombinase XerC, which yields MWYEEKLKAYEDFLAENQGLSQHTRTAYRGDVDQCLHFLSLRGVDSIEKVNTDLLRMWMAYESRRLAKSSLARKIVAVRGFFAYTYVHGLSHSDPAADLGTPRLPQTLPSVLTKKQASALMDKAEEVYQTDRKEQSGRTAIDLRNDAIVELLYATGIRVAELVGLNTGDIDFSSRTVKVTGKGNKQRVVPFGAPASHALQEWLNRGRPSLVRKNSADGSSAGSKKNEDRQDSEAVFVGSRGGRINQRQVRQVVHRLAAEAGVPDISPHSLRHSAATHLLDGGADLREVQEMLGHSSLATTQRYTHVSMEQLTRKYQQAFPRA from the coding sequence ATGTGGTATGAGGAAAAGCTGAAAGCATATGAGGACTTTCTAGCCGAAAATCAGGGTTTGAGCCAGCATACAAGGACAGCCTATAGGGGTGATGTAGATCAATGCCTCCATTTTTTGAGCCTGCGTGGGGTAGATTCCATAGAAAAAGTGAATACGGATCTTCTTCGTATGTGGATGGCGTATGAATCCCGTCGGCTGGCAAAATCTTCGCTTGCCAGGAAGATTGTTGCTGTTCGTGGGTTTTTTGCCTACACCTATGTCCATGGGCTTAGTCATTCGGACCCAGCTGCCGATCTGGGGACCCCTCGGCTTCCTCAGACTCTGCCTTCTGTTCTAACTAAAAAACAGGCCTCTGCCTTGATGGATAAAGCAGAAGAAGTGTACCAGACTGATCGGAAAGAGCAATCCGGGCGGACAGCCATCGACCTGCGCAATGATGCCATAGTTGAACTTCTGTACGCTACAGGCATACGAGTGGCCGAGCTGGTCGGATTAAACACCGGTGATATAGATTTTTCCAGCAGAACAGTAAAGGTAACAGGTAAGGGAAACAAACAGAGAGTTGTCCCCTTTGGTGCACCTGCTTCCCATGCTCTGCAGGAATGGTTGAATCGAGGAAGGCCTTCCCTGGTCAGGAAAAACAGTGCCGACGGGAGTAGTGCTGGCAGTAAGAAAAATGAGGACCGGCAGGATTCTGAGGCAGTGTTTGTAGGAAGCAGGGGAGGAAGAATCAATCAGCGTCAGGTCAGGCAAGTGGTGCACAGACTTGCAGCTGAAGCAGGCGTTCCCGATATCAGTCCCCATTCTTTGCGGCATTCAGCTGCTACCCACCTGCTTGACGGTGGAGCTGATCTGCGGGAGGTGCAGGAAATGCTGGGACATTCTTCCCTGGCAACCACACAAAGGTATACTCATGTATCCATGGAACAGCTGACCCGGAAATATCAGCAGGCCTTTCCCCGTGCATAG
- a CDS encoding ABC transporter permease, translating into MKSSHFLADAWRSLRRNPLFIIASCLIVLIALAALFPKLFTRTDPFYCTLDNSLDPARPGHPFGFDMQGCDIYARVIYGTRTSVFIGLMTSLVTALIGGIIGTIAGFFGGWVDSLLSRITDIFFALPLLLGAIVILQMFKNQGAAWKIILVMSLFGWVSEARIARGAVIETKNQEYNMASAALGSSAVRNLTHHIIPNSLAPIIVTATTSLGTYIVLEATLSFLGLGLPSSSISWGADISSGKDLLRTTSASVLFYPSAALALTVLAFIMMGDAVRDALDPHQK; encoded by the coding sequence ATGAAATCGTCGCATTTTCTGGCTGATGCTTGGCGAAGCCTCAGAAGAAATCCTCTTTTTATTATTGCTTCCTGCCTGATCGTTCTTATTGCCCTGGCAGCCCTTTTTCCCAAACTTTTTACCAGGACCGATCCTTTCTACTGCACTCTGGATAACTCCTTGGATCCTGCCAGGCCAGGGCATCCCTTCGGTTTTGACATGCAAGGGTGTGATATATACGCGCGAGTCATATATGGGACCCGGACTTCTGTTTTTATTGGGCTTATGACAAGCCTGGTGACTGCCCTGATTGGAGGAATTATCGGCACGATTGCAGGCTTTTTTGGAGGATGGGTTGATTCTCTTCTGTCGAGAATTACCGATATTTTCTTTGCCCTTCCCCTCCTCCTGGGAGCCATAGTAATACTGCAAATGTTTAAAAACCAGGGCGCCGCGTGGAAGATTATTTTGGTCATGTCCCTCTTCGGCTGGGTATCAGAAGCACGGATAGCCAGAGGAGCAGTTATAGAAACCAAAAATCAGGAATATAATATGGCTTCCGCAGCTTTGGGCTCATCTGCCGTAAGAAACCTGACTCATCATATTATTCCCAATTCTCTGGCCCCGATTATAGTTACTGCCACAACGTCATTGGGTACCTACATCGTTTTGGAGGCGACCCTCAGTTTTCTGGGGCTGGGACTGCCCTCCAGCAGTATCAGCTGGGGAGCTGATATTTCCAGCGGAAAAGATCTGCTGAGGACCACTTCTGCTTCAGTTCTCTTCTATCCATCCGCCGCCCTGGCCCTAACTGTTCTGGCTTTTATCATGATGGGGGATGCTGTCAGAGATGCTCTCGATCCCCATCAGAAATAG
- a CDS encoding ABC transporter permease — MRKYFLRRLLQMIPVIVGATLLIYSLVFALPGDPIVAMFGGKTVNMAVVSQIRAEYNLDKPFLVQYFLFLKNALTFHFGNTFSGESVSSVISQAFPVTAKLAVMAFIFEALFGVVFGIISGLNKGRWYDSVILVISLLLISVPTFVTAYLFQYFLGVKWRILPVTTGSDTGFLDLLMPAMVVGTESMAYVIRLTRTQVAYNKRADYVRTAMAKGLSSRQVVLRHIVRNSLIPVITFLGSDLGALMAGALVTEEIFNIHGIGYTLYDGIVRGKTTLVVSVVTLLVLIFIVCNLAVDLLYAALDPRIRSAMKGD, encoded by the coding sequence ATGAGGAAGTACTTTCTGCGCCGGCTGCTTCAGATGATCCCTGTCATTGTGGGAGCGACCCTGCTTATTTACTCTCTTGTTTTTGCCCTGCCGGGAGATCCTATAGTAGCTATGTTCGGCGGTAAAACCGTCAACATGGCTGTGGTATCGCAAATCCGGGCGGAATATAATCTTGACAAACCCTTCCTGGTCCAGTACTTCCTTTTCCTGAAGAATGCTCTTACCTTTCACTTTGGCAATACCTTCTCGGGAGAATCGGTTAGTTCTGTGATTTCTCAGGCCTTTCCGGTCACGGCAAAACTGGCTGTGATGGCTTTCATTTTTGAAGCCCTTTTCGGCGTTGTTTTTGGCATCATTTCAGGATTGAATAAGGGACGGTGGTACGATTCGGTCATCCTGGTCATATCTTTACTGCTCATTTCTGTGCCAACTTTTGTAACCGCCTATCTTTTTCAATATTTCCTTGGAGTTAAGTGGAGGATTCTGCCGGTCACGACCGGATCTGACACTGGCTTTCTGGATTTGCTCATGCCCGCCATGGTGGTGGGGACTGAATCGATGGCTTACGTTATCCGTTTGACCAGGACACAGGTAGCATACAACAAAAGAGCGGATTATGTACGGACAGCTATGGCAAAAGGTTTATCCAGCCGTCAGGTTGTCCTTCGTCATATTGTGAGAAATTCCTTGATTCCAGTGATAACTTTTTTGGGCAGCGATCTGGGAGCTCTGATGGCAGGAGCCCTGGTGACAGAAGAAATTTTTAATATTCATGGAATTGGCTATACCCTGTACGATGGGATTGTTCGGGGAAAAACCACCCTGGTTGTTTCTGTGGTTACTCTTTTAGTCCTCATTTTCATTGTCTGTAATCTTGCAGTTGACCTCTTGTATGCAGCTTTGGATCCCAGAATTCGCTCTGCTATGAAAGGAGACTGA
- the typA gene encoding translational GTPase TypA: MATRSDIRNVAIVAHVDHGKTTLVNAMLQQAHVFSEREEVPDRVMDSGDIEREKGITILAKNTAIKYTGPLAEKMGQPAGITINVVDTPGHADFGGEVERGISMVDGVLLLVDASEGPLPQTRFVLRKALEAKLPVILVINKTDRPDSRISEVVSETTDLLLGLAQDVVEEGIDLDIDSLLDLPILYCAAKAGIASSSQPADGSVPEGNDLEPLFESIITNIPAPEYTEGAPLQAHVTNIDSSDYLGRLGLVRIYNGTLVKGKNYGLSRVDGSVENFRLTEILKTHGLDREPAQEAGPGDIVAVAGVSDIMIGETIVDPDNPQPMPLIHVDDPAISMTFGTNDSPLAGTEGKDHKLTARMIKDRLDRELVGNVSIQVLPTERPDAWEVRGRGELALAVLAEEMRREGYELTVGRPQVVTKTIDGKVQEPFENTTIDVPEEYMGAVTQLMASRKGRMESMSNHGSGWVRMQFIVPSRGLIGFRTQLLSSTRGTGISSSISAGYQPWAGEISLRQNGSMVSDRQGKASPYAMQKLQARGNFFVEPQSPVYEGQVVGVCAKPGDMDINVTLEKHMTNMRSSTADVLETLTPPIQMSLEESLDFANDDECVEVTPESVRVRKIILDREQWYKWNAQQRRQAKNK, translated from the coding sequence ATGGCAACTCGCTCAGATATTCGTAACGTAGCAATCGTCGCTCATGTTGATCACGGCAAGACGACCCTGGTGAATGCTATGCTCCAGCAGGCTCACGTTTTTTCCGAGAGGGAAGAGGTCCCTGATCGGGTTATGGATTCTGGTGATATTGAGCGGGAAAAGGGAATCACCATTCTGGCCAAGAACACGGCTATCAAATACACTGGTCCCCTGGCCGAAAAAATGGGTCAGCCTGCGGGCATTACCATTAATGTGGTTGATACCCCTGGTCATGCTGATTTTGGCGGGGAGGTTGAGCGGGGTATCTCCATGGTTGATGGGGTTCTTCTGCTGGTTGATGCCTCAGAGGGTCCTCTTCCACAGACCCGCTTTGTGCTCCGCAAGGCTCTGGAAGCCAAACTTCCTGTTATTCTGGTGATTAATAAGACTGATCGTCCTGATTCTCGAATTTCTGAGGTTGTCAGCGAGACAACCGATCTCCTTTTGGGACTGGCTCAGGATGTGGTAGAAGAAGGTATTGATCTGGATATTGATTCCCTCCTGGACTTACCTATACTTTACTGCGCAGCCAAGGCGGGAATCGCTTCCAGCAGCCAGCCAGCTGACGGCAGCGTTCCTGAAGGAAACGACCTGGAGCCCTTGTTTGAATCTATTATTACCAATATTCCTGCACCTGAATATACAGAAGGTGCCCCCCTGCAAGCCCATGTGACCAACATTGATTCTTCCGATTATTTGGGCCGTTTGGGCCTGGTTCGCATATACAACGGAACTCTGGTCAAGGGAAAGAATTATGGTCTTTCCCGAGTGGACGGATCTGTAGAGAACTTCCGTCTGACTGAAATTTTGAAGACTCACGGTCTGGACAGGGAGCCGGCCCAGGAGGCGGGACCCGGAGATATTGTTGCAGTTGCAGGCGTGAGTGACATCATGATTGGGGAAACTATTGTCGATCCCGACAATCCCCAGCCCATGCCCCTGATTCATGTAGATGATCCGGCTATTTCCATGACTTTTGGTACAAACGATTCCCCTCTGGCCGGTACCGAGGGCAAGGACCATAAGCTGACGGCCCGTATGATTAAGGATCGACTGGACAGGGAACTGGTGGGCAATGTTTCTATCCAGGTTCTTCCTACTGAGCGTCCCGATGCTTGGGAAGTCAGAGGCAGGGGAGAACTGGCCCTGGCTGTGCTGGCTGAAGAAATGAGACGTGAAGGATATGAACTGACTGTTGGCCGCCCTCAGGTAGTTACCAAAACAATTGATGGTAAAGTACAGGAACCTTTCGAAAATACAACTATCGATGTGCCAGAAGAATATATGGGTGCTGTTACCCAGCTGATGGCTTCTCGGAAGGGAAGAATGGAGTCCATGAGCAATCACGGGTCCGGCTGGGTTCGCATGCAGTTCATTGTTCCCTCCCGCGGTCTGATTGGATTCAGGACTCAGCTCTTGTCCAGCACGAGGGGAACGGGTATTTCTTCTTCCATCTCTGCTGGTTATCAGCCCTGGGCGGGGGAAATCAGCCTGAGACAGAATGGATCCATGGTCTCGGATCGTCAAGGTAAGGCCAGCCCCTACGCCATGCAGAAGCTCCAGGCACGGGGTAATTTCTTCGTTGAGCCGCAGAGTCCTGTATACGAGGGACAAGTTGTGGGCGTATGCGCCAAGCCAGGTGATATGGATATTAACGTTACCCTGGAAAAGCATATGACCAACATGAGGTCTTCTACTGCTGATGTGTTAGAAACGCTGACCCCACCCATTCAGATGAGCCTGGAAGAATCCCTGGACTTTGCCAATGATGATGAGTGCGTGGAAGTCACCCCTGAATCTGTTCGGGTACGTAAAATTATTCTGGACAGGGAACAGTGGTATAAGTGGAATGCCCAGCAAAGGCGGCAGGCAAAGAACAAGTAA
- a CDS encoding DUF6725 family protein, whose amino-acid sequence MISSMQLPSQIPPGIRLVVRVRDGKDEYSGHQLYRDYLGHVQSWDGKILILLRDAAAHGKRPEEEVSINAADIVRLKPIPERRPTHKLKTGDEDYR is encoded by the coding sequence ATGATTTCTTCCATGCAGCTACCATCCCAGATTCCACCAGGCATCCGCTTAGTTGTCCGTGTGCGGGATGGGAAAGATGAATACAGCGGTCACCAACTCTACAGAGATTATCTGGGGCATGTTCAATCCTGGGACGGCAAAATCCTAATCCTCCTGCGGGATGCAGCTGCTCATGGAAAACGCCCGGAAGAAGAAGTCAGCATTAACGCAGCAGATATCGTTCGCCTGAAGCCTATTCCTGAAAGACGGCCCACCCATAAGCTGAAAACAGGTGACGAAGATTACAGGTGA